One Sulfolobus sp. S-194 DNA segment encodes these proteins:
- the glmS gene encoding glutamine--fructose-6-phosphate transaminase (isomerizing) encodes MCGIIGIVSLKESKKLAEMTVSALKRLEYRGYDSVGVASVSSSGLEIRKAKGKVEEVVLHKKIEEMEGYVFLGHTRWATHGAPTDYNAHPHTDCNGNIAVVHNGTIKNYKELREELESLGHKFKSETDTEVIPHLIEEFMKRGMDPFQAFKSAIKSLDGSYAVLAVISGERRIFFAKRDNPLIIGLGEGQNFIASDIPAFLPYTKRILVIRDDELGFVTPETVYLEDKDGNVVNIKERIRIVDWDIETASKEGYPHFMIKEIHESPRAVKDTIDSLMSDIDLIEKVIEEIKNAERIIIIGAGTSYHAGLYFSIELNRLGINSIPLIASEYYNVKNKKGDLVFAISQSGETIDVLQGIRMMKNNGAKIVSLTNVIESAIARESDYKIYMRAGPEIGVAATKTFTTQLASILFILSILKKDNLKKIEKAPDIVRDTISQVEGLTKKIGEELAKKSNIYYLGRGLSLPLAMEGALKIKEIAYVHAEAYPAGESKHGPISLVEKGFPVVIINDGEMTELLQNNLMEMKARGARIYAISVNKKMKDADVGIELQSEIPALSIAPVIQLIAYYAAITKGYDPDKPRNLAKTVTVE; translated from the coding sequence GTGTGCGGAATAATTGGTATAGTATCACTAAAGGAGAGTAAAAAACTTGCCGAAATGACAGTTTCAGCTTTAAAGAGGCTTGAATATAGGGGTTATGATAGTGTTGGTGTTGCCTCAGTAAGCTCTAGTGGTTTAGAAATTAGAAAGGCAAAAGGAAAAGTAGAGGAGGTTGTTCTTCATAAGAAGATTGAAGAAATGGAAGGATATGTTTTCTTAGGACATACCAGATGGGCTACTCATGGAGCTCCTACTGATTACAATGCTCATCCTCACACAGATTGTAATGGTAATATAGCTGTAGTACATAACGGGACTATAAAGAATTATAAAGAATTAAGAGAGGAACTTGAAAGTTTAGGTCATAAGTTCAAAAGCGAAACTGATACAGAAGTTATCCCCCATTTAATTGAAGAGTTTATGAAAAGAGGAATGGATCCTTTTCAAGCTTTTAAGTCAGCGATAAAAAGTCTTGACGGTAGTTACGCTGTATTAGCTGTTATAAGTGGCGAAAGAAGAATTTTCTTTGCAAAGAGAGATAATCCCCTGATAATAGGGTTAGGAGAAGGCCAAAATTTTATTGCAAGTGATATTCCAGCTTTCTTACCTTATACTAAAAGAATACTAGTTATCAGAGATGATGAGTTAGGTTTTGTAACCCCAGAAACTGTTTATTTAGAAGATAAAGACGGAAATGTTGTTAACATAAAAGAAAGGATAAGAATTGTAGATTGGGATATAGAAACTGCTAGTAAAGAAGGATACCCTCATTTTATGATCAAGGAAATTCATGAATCACCAAGGGCAGTAAAAGATACAATAGACAGTCTAATGAGTGACATAGACTTAATAGAGAAAGTCATAGAAGAAATAAAAAATGCTGAGAGAATTATAATTATAGGAGCTGGAACAAGTTATCATGCTGGTCTATATTTTTCAATAGAACTTAATAGACTTGGTATAAATTCAATCCCCTTAATAGCCTCCGAGTACTATAACGTGAAAAATAAAAAAGGAGATTTAGTTTTTGCAATAAGTCAAAGCGGTGAGACAATAGATGTACTTCAAGGAATAAGAATGATGAAAAATAACGGTGCAAAAATTGTTTCTTTAACTAACGTTATCGAAAGTGCTATAGCTAGAGAAAGTGATTATAAAATTTACATGAGGGCTGGACCAGAAATTGGTGTAGCCGCAACAAAAACATTTACAACACAATTAGCTTCAATTCTCTTTATACTTTCTATTTTAAAGAAAGATAATCTAAAGAAAATTGAAAAAGCTCCAGATATAGTGAGAGATACAATATCACAAGTAGAAGGATTAACAAAGAAAATTGGAGAAGAATTAGCTAAGAAAAGTAACATATATTACCTGGGTAGAGGACTATCGTTACCATTAGCAATGGAAGGCGCGTTGAAAATTAAAGAAATAGCTTATGTACATGCTGAAGCTTATCCGGCTGGTGAAAGTAAACATGGACCAATATCTCTAGTAGAAAAAGGATTCCCGGTAGTTATAATAAATGATGGTGAAATGACAGAACTCTTACAAAATAATTTAATGGAAATGAAGGCTAGAGGGGCAAGAATTTATGCAATAAGTGTGAATAAAAAGATGAAAGACGCCGATGTTGGAATAGAGCTTCAATCCGAGATTCCGGCATTATCCATTGCTCCAGTGATCCAATTAATAGCTTATTACGCTGCAATAACTAAAGGATATGACCCAGATAAACCTAGAAATTTAGCTAAAACAGTTACTGTAGAATGA
- a CDS encoding threonyl-tRNA synthetase editing domain-containing protein, with the protein MILLFIHASDFSFSVREKAIKNPEEPKLQSLKKENVLVVFTTVEKGDDDEIVKKAVNEILDVYGKVKASSLVIYPYAHLSDNLESPSLAIPILQKLEESVKERNIEVYRTPFGWYKQFMINCYGHPLSELSKRIRHEVEYEKSDELAICEKFGFPNSPYAYFLRNAVLEHVKWLGNAFSITEDEDVEEREISVKYLEPHGRRLPCINESPHIKVKVKGKIDIISQFSDSKNSYKIVEEKEGYSEVDVNLLTYYYLLSAQKESPPTLPIWLSPIQVRILPVKQDFVKSAIEIASKINGRVDVDDLPDGLGAKIARAGKDWIPYVVILGEREIRTLSLTVKVREKNEQRSYTIEELNEEISKEDPLKLKSNFPLLLSQRSKKYIVSK; encoded by the coding sequence TTGATTTTGCTTTTTATCCACGCGTCTGATTTTTCCTTTTCTGTTAGAGAGAAAGCAATTAAAAATCCTGAAGAACCAAAGTTACAGAGCTTAAAAAAAGAGAATGTTTTGGTAGTATTCACAACTGTAGAAAAGGGCGATGATGATGAGATTGTAAAGAAGGCTGTTAATGAAATTTTAGACGTTTACGGTAAAGTTAAAGCTTCTTCATTAGTTATATACCCTTATGCTCATCTTTCTGATAACCTTGAATCACCGTCACTAGCTATTCCGATTTTACAAAAACTTGAAGAAAGTGTAAAAGAGAGAAATATAGAGGTATATAGAACTCCTTTCGGATGGTATAAGCAATTCATGATAAACTGTTATGGTCATCCCTTAAGTGAGTTAAGTAAAAGGATAAGACATGAGGTTGAATACGAAAAAAGCGATGAGCTTGCAATTTGTGAAAAATTTGGTTTTCCAAATTCACCTTATGCCTATTTTTTACGTAATGCTGTACTTGAGCATGTAAAGTGGTTAGGTAATGCTTTTTCGATAACTGAAGACGAAGATGTAGAAGAAAGAGAAATTAGTGTAAAATATTTGGAGCCACATGGTAGAAGATTGCCATGTATAAATGAGTCTCCTCATATTAAAGTTAAGGTAAAAGGTAAGATTGACATAATATCGCAATTTTCGGATTCCAAAAACAGTTATAAGATAGTTGAAGAGAAAGAAGGGTATAGCGAGGTAGATGTTAATTTATTAACTTATTATTACTTACTCTCTGCACAGAAAGAATCTCCTCCCACTCTCCCTATTTGGTTATCTCCAATACAAGTTAGAATTTTACCAGTTAAACAAGATTTTGTAAAAAGTGCAATTGAGATTGCTAGTAAAATTAATGGAAGAGTTGATGTAGACGATTTACCAGATGGGTTAGGTGCTAAAATTGCTAGAGCTGGTAAAGATTGGATACCCTATGTTGTAATTCTGGGTGAGAGAGAGATTAGGACTCTTTCGTTAACAGTAAAGGTTAGGGAAAAAAATGAGCAAAGAAGTTATACTATTGAGGAACTTAATGAGGAAATTAGTAAAGAAGACCCTTTAAAATTGAAGAGTAACTTTCCTCTACTCTTATCTCAGAGGAGTAAAAAGTATATAGTAAGTAAATAG
- a CDS encoding MBL fold metallo-hydrolase, with product MEYSIKILGGGKEVGRAAIEVSTSSESIILDYGVNFDANDNPNLPLQEVPSKVKGFIISHSHLDHVGALPLYQISGNFPIFGTRLTRLITELMLKDFLKLSGAKVPFEWTEVRKVMENFRSVKYHEEFEVGTFKTELGDAGHIPGSSMIKIKTEKGNIVYTGDTNVINTHLVKPAELEFLRDANVLIIESTYGKFNHPERRIVEDEFFESVKEVVEGGGTVLVPAFSLSRSQEILSVLSSRNFDYPVYYDGMVKEITELMIQNPEFINDYESLKKAYNYFKYVNGWNDRNKATRNEGVIVSSAGMLKGGPAVYYFKKISDNPKNAVFLVSYQAENTPGRRLLETGKFDEYSPMLKARFQIFDFSSHAGKNQLKDMIKSAKDLEKVILVHGSPDSSSVLAEELRRELGVEVIIAENGEEIKVF from the coding sequence ATGGAATATTCTATTAAGATTTTAGGCGGAGGAAAAGAGGTAGGTAGGGCAGCTATTGAGGTTTCTACTTCATCCGAGAGTATTATTCTTGATTATGGGGTTAACTTTGATGCTAATGATAATCCTAATTTACCATTACAAGAAGTTCCAAGCAAGGTTAAAGGTTTCATAATATCCCATTCCCATCTGGACCACGTTGGTGCTTTACCGCTTTATCAAATTTCTGGTAATTTTCCTATATTTGGTACTAGGCTTACTCGATTAATTACTGAACTGATGTTGAAGGATTTTCTTAAACTTTCTGGGGCTAAAGTGCCATTTGAATGGACTGAGGTTAGAAAAGTAATGGAAAATTTTAGGTCTGTAAAATATCATGAAGAGTTTGAAGTTGGTACTTTTAAGACTGAGTTAGGTGATGCTGGCCATATTCCAGGCAGTTCTATGATAAAAATAAAGACTGAAAAAGGTAATATTGTCTATACGGGAGATACAAATGTAATTAATACTCACTTAGTAAAGCCTGCGGAGCTCGAATTTCTGCGTGATGCAAACGTTCTAATTATAGAAAGTACTTATGGTAAATTTAATCATCCAGAGAGAAGAATCGTTGAGGATGAGTTCTTTGAAAGTGTTAAAGAGGTTGTTGAAGGTGGAGGGACTGTTTTAGTTCCAGCGTTTAGTTTATCTAGAAGCCAAGAAATTCTCTCAGTTCTCTCAAGTAGGAATTTTGATTATCCAGTATACTATGACGGAATGGTTAAGGAGATTACTGAGTTAATGATTCAAAATCCGGAATTTATTAATGATTATGAGTCACTAAAGAAGGCTTATAATTACTTTAAGTACGTTAATGGGTGGAATGATAGAAATAAGGCTACTAGGAATGAAGGTGTTATTGTAAGTAGTGCTGGAATGCTAAAAGGAGGTCCTGCTGTTTACTATTTTAAGAAGATTTCTGATAATCCCAAAAATGCTGTGTTTTTAGTTAGTTATCAAGCTGAAAATACCCCAGGTAGGAGGCTTTTAGAAACGGGTAAGTTTGATGAGTATTCACCTATGCTAAAGGCTAGGTTCCAGATTTTTGATTTCTCGAGCCATGCTGGTAAGAATCAGCTAAAAGACATGATCAAATCTGCTAAGGATTTAGAAAAGGTAATACTAGTTCACGGTTCACCAGATAGTTCTTCTGTTCTTGCCGAGGAGTTAAGAAGGGAACTTGGAGTTGAAGTTATAATTGCTGAAAATGGAGAAGAGATAAAGGTGTTTTAA
- a CDS encoding nascent polypeptide-associated complex protein, whose product MLGVKTEQLDAVKVTIELKDKILVIENPTVIKMVAQGQEIYSVMGQAKEAQKEEPKVEIKDEDVKFVMEQTGKGEQEVREALQKANGDIAKAILLLTGQET is encoded by the coding sequence ATGTTAGGAGTAAAAACAGAACAACTTGACGCTGTCAAAGTAACTATAGAGCTAAAGGACAAAATTCTGGTTATCGAAAACCCCACAGTAATAAAAATGGTAGCGCAAGGACAAGAAATATATTCAGTTATGGGACAAGCAAAAGAGGCACAAAAAGAAGAGCCTAAGGTTGAGATCAAGGACGAGGATGTAAAATTTGTAATGGAACAAACTGGTAAGGGAGAGCAAGAAGTTAGAGAAGCTCTCCAAAAGGCAAACGGAGACATTGCTAAAGCTATACTTTTACTGACTGGGCAAGAGACCTAA
- a CDS encoding helix-turn-helix domain-containing protein: MDYLIETLAKRILGDIGWSSSPGSVMKKWREAFQISQGELARYLGITQSVIADYERGRRNPGVEFLRKYVRALIEIDASKGYKVINELLKGYTLMLPYIDDLGDFSVPIGVDEIVTAVNGFIPNSFIPEVKIYGWMVTDSVKAITSLKGMEFYQLLNFMIGRAVIFTNVSSGRSPMIALKIAPIKPPLVIFHRPVRLDPLALLLAEKDNIVVVVSTFTKAEDITKRIRSLAQSVKV; the protein is encoded by the coding sequence GTGGATTACTTAATTGAAACATTAGCTAAGAGAATTTTAGGAGATATTGGCTGGAGTTCTTCTCCCGGATCAGTTATGAAGAAGTGGAGGGAGGCTTTTCAGATTAGTCAGGGTGAGTTAGCTAGGTACTTAGGAATTACTCAATCTGTTATCGCAGATTACGAAAGGGGAAGAAGGAATCCAGGTGTCGAGTTTTTACGTAAATATGTTAGAGCCCTTATCGAAATAGATGCTTCAAAAGGTTATAAAGTGATAAATGAGCTTTTAAAAGGTTATACATTAATGTTGCCATACATAGATGATTTAGGAGATTTTTCTGTTCCGATAGGTGTTGATGAAATTGTTACTGCCGTAAATGGTTTTATACCTAACTCTTTCATTCCGGAAGTGAAGATTTACGGTTGGATGGTTACAGATAGCGTTAAGGCTATAACTAGCTTGAAGGGAATGGAGTTTTATCAATTACTTAATTTTATGATTGGAAGGGCTGTAATCTTTACTAACGTCTCTTCTGGTAGGTCCCCAATGATTGCTTTAAAAATTGCCCCTATTAAGCCCCCATTAGTGATTTTTCATAGACCGGTTAGGTTAGATCCCCTTGCCCTACTATTAGCCGAAAAAGATAATATTGTTGTTGTTGTTTCAACTTTTACTAAAGCTGAGGATATAACAAAAAGGATTAGGTCTCTTGCCCAGTCAGTAAAAGTATAG
- a CDS encoding AbrB/MazE/SpoVT family DNA-binding domain-containing protein has product MEKYRVKVYKKGIIVIPKEIREKLGIKEGDILELTINGNKIDIEKPMTLLDLFGADGEVAVEVAKEVIKERRKEVEKEIRS; this is encoded by the coding sequence ATGGAAAAGTATAGGGTAAAGGTTTATAAAAAAGGAATAATAGTTATTCCTAAAGAAATAAGGGAAAAGCTTGGAATAAAAGAAGGAGACATATTAGAGTTAACAATTAACGGAAATAAGATAGACATAGAAAAACCTATGACACTCTTAGATCTTTTTGGTGCTGACGGAGAAGTAGCCGTAGAAGTTGCTAAAGAAGTTATTAAGGAAAGGAGGAAAGAAGTTGAGAAAGAAATACGTTCTTGA
- a CDS encoding type II toxin-antitoxin system VapC family toxin: MRKKYVLDAGPLSLLFAGNKEIKKYFEKMYSGSIEIYMSEVNLAEFLYLYILKMGKDVAIARHRYIRNSPIKILAPNENITQSAAILKSKYHYLSLADVFLIATAKEVGGKIITTDEDIEKTKEVEVIMILLD, from the coding sequence TTGAGAAAGAAATACGTTCTTGATGCAGGACCTTTATCTTTATTATTTGCTGGAAATAAGGAAATCAAGAAATATTTTGAAAAAATGTATAGTGGGAGCATAGAAATTTATATGAGTGAAGTAAATTTGGCTGAATTTCTTTACCTATATATTCTAAAAATGGGAAAGGATGTTGCGATAGCTAGGCATAGATATATTAGAAATTCTCCAATTAAGATCTTAGCTCCAAATGAAAATATAACCCAAAGTGCCGCGATATTAAAAAGTAAATATCATTATCTTTCTTTAGCTGACGTATTTCTTATAGCTACGGCAAAAGAAGTTGGAGGCAAAATTATTACTACAGATGAAGACATAGAAAAGACTAAAGAAGTTGAAGTAATAATGATCCTATTAGATTAA